Proteins encoded in a region of the Vicia villosa cultivar HV-30 ecotype Madison, WI linkage group LG5, Vvil1.0, whole genome shotgun sequence genome:
- the LOC131603175 gene encoding classical arabinogalactan protein 1-like has protein sequence MAPYTVVLMLVATLLVSSTIAQSPSSSPTKSPVASPPKSSSPSQSPAVSPTANSPAASPPVPVKNAPSPSPSTPSSPPSPPSPSPATPATAPAVTPSAISNPPSEAQSPSNSGAALSRFTVAGSAAVVIFAAALMM, from the coding sequence ATGGCTCCCTACACCGTTGTTTTGATGCTAGTTGCTACATTGTTGGTAAGTTCCACCATTGCTCAATCTCCATCTTCATCTCCCACCAAATCACCTGTTGCCTCTCCACCCAAATCTTCTTCGCCGTCTCAATCTCCAGCTGTTTCTCCCACAGCTAACTCACCGGCGGCATCTCCTCCTGTCCCTGTGAAGAACGCTCCATCTCCTTCACCATCCACCCCCAGTTCTCCACCATCTCCTCCTTCCCCTTCCCCAGCTACTCCCGCCACCGCTCCTGCCGTCACTCCATCAGCAATCTCTAATCCTCCATCTGAAGCCCAATCACCTTCCAATAGCGGCGCCGCTTTGAGCAGATTCACCGTCGCCGGATCTGCTGCTGTTGTGATTTTCGCTGCTGCGTTGATGATGTAG
- the LOC131603176 gene encoding classical arabinogalactan protein 1-like, whose product MASYTVVLMLIATLLVGSTIAQSPSSSPTKSPVATPPKSSSPSQSPAVSPSANSPAASPPVPVKNAPSPSPSTPSSPPSPPSPSPATPAVTPAVTPSAISNPPSEAQSPSANGAALNRFTVAGSAAVIFAAALMM is encoded by the coding sequence ATGGCCTCCTACACAGTCGTTTTGATGCTAATTGCTACATTGTTGGTTGGTTCCACCATTGCTCAATCTCCATCATCATCTCCTACCAAATCTCCCGTTGCTACTCCACCTAAGTCTTCTTCTCCCTCTCAATCTCCAGCTGTTTCTCCTTCCGCTAACTCACCGGCGGCGTCTCCTCCCGTACCTGTGAAGAACGCTCCATCTCCTTCACCATCCACCCCCAGCTCTCCACCATCTCCTCCTTCCCCTTCCCCAGCTACTCCCGCCGTCACTCCTGCCGTCACTCCATCAGCGATCTCTAATCCTCCATCTGAAGCACAATCACCTTCCGCAAACGGTGCCGCTTTGAACAGATTCACCGTTGCCGGATCTGCTGCTGTGATTTTCGCTGCTGCTTTGATGATGTAG